The genome window CCAGTCCCATCATGTCCTCGTAAGAGTAGGCCGAGGACATCATCTCGTCGAGGTCCTTGTATCCAAGCTGTTTGGGGATCTCCGTCTCCAGGCGGGTCTTCGGCCCGCACCGCTCGAGGGACTTGAAGGCCCAGTGCATGGCGTCGCGGACGATGTCGGCGGCCCCGCCTCGGTTGCCGGTCTCGTAACCCATGGCGTGGAGGACGGCCTGCCGTCCGTCGCGGCTGCGGGCGGCCGAGTTCGACCCGCTGCCCGAGATGGAGACGGCGCCCCAGCCGGAGCGCGTCCCCCCGCGTAGGCCGACCCAGGTGTCGTTGAGGACCCTGAACGGCACCGCCCCGAAGAGACCCCGCGAACCCCGCTCGAGCTCTTCGAAGTCCACCGGTCGGTCGGCCCCGGCCAACCCGAGGGCGGCGAAGGCGAGGTCCGACAGCCGCCAGCCGGCCGCGGCGCAGGCCGCCTCGACCGCCACGCGGACGGACTTCATGGCCGCGTCCAGTCCGATCAGTTGATAATTGCCGGCGCCGGACTGTCCCCGGCCCATGAGGCCGCCCTCATCATCGCCGACGACGGCCAGGGTCTTCGTGGCCCCGCCGTCGACGCCAAGCAGAAAGGCCATTCGGATCATCTCCCGAGGAAGGTTTGTGAGTAACGATGCGGAACATCCCTGTAGCTGGATCCCGAGACCAAGCTGCGAGGGGGTTCGAACGTTGACTGAGGAGGGGCGCACGCCGCCCGCCGGTCCGGACGATCAAACCGGCTCTGCCGTTCTGCTCACCGGGGGCAACGAGGGCATCGGCTATCACCTGACGAAGTCGCTCCTGGAGTCGGGGCATCGAGTCGCGGTGGTCGACCTCAATGACTCCAACCTGGACGCTCTGGCCGGGGCTTTCCCCGATCGGCTGATGGTCATCCGGGCCGACGTGACCTCAGACGAGCAAGTCGCCGGAGCGGTGCAGACCGTCCTCTCAGCCTGGGGCTCCATCGACGTCGTCGTCAACAACGCCTGCCTGGCCAGGTTCGCCCGGTTCGAGGACCGGACGCCCGAAGACATCCGGCGGGAGTTCGAGGTCAACTACTTCGGCTACCTCAGGGTCATCGCCGCCGTACTGCCGTCGATGAAGGCGAGGGGGAAGGGGGTCATTCACAACGTCAGCTCCGGCGTGGGGTTATCTGGTTTCCCGGGGATTGTCGGCTATGCCTCGACCAAGGGGGCCATCGAGGCGATGACCCGGACCCTGGCCATTGAGTTTGAGCCCTATGGGATCAGGGTGAACCTGATCCACCCGCCCTTGACCAACACCAAGTCGGCCGCTCCCCTCGGCATCCCGCCGCAGATGATGGCCGACCCGGCGGCGGTCGGGCGAAAGTTGGCCCGGAAGATTGGTTCGACTAAGGCGGTGATCACCCCGGACCTGTCGGCCGGTCTCGGCCTGGCGATGATGCGCCTGTTCCCGGGGGCCTTCGGTCGCCTCCTGGGCAAGGCCGCGGCCAGGGCGAGGGACTCGCGGGAGGGTGGGGTGGGCCATCGCGGCTCGGAGGGCGGGGCCGGCTCTCCAGACTAGCCTCTCTCTTCCAGGCTCAAGGCCCCGGTCGGGCACTCCCTGACGACCCGCCCGCGGCCGCACCGCAGAAGGCAGACCCACTTGCTCACGCCTTCGTCCCCTCTGGCCTAGCTGATCTCGGCGTCCACGTTGACATGCAGGTGGATCGGGGTCAGGACCTTGAAGGCCTCGGCCTTTTCCATCGTCGGCGCGGGTCCTCCCAGTTCGGTCGCCTTCTTCCTGGCAGCCTCGGCGTTCTCTCTGGCCTTGACATCGAAGTAGAGAGAGAACATGGCCAGGGTGTTCTCATTGAACTGGCTCTCGTGGGTCTTGATGGCGGCCAGCTTCTGGTCCCAGGTCTGGTCGACATCGACGAAAGTGTTCGGCTTGGCCGTGAAGTAGAAGGCCACGGTCCCCACGTCGTGCCCCTTGGTTCGCGGGCCGCGGGACTCCTCGGTGGGGAAACCGGCGAACAGGATGGCCTCGGCCGCGACCAGGCCGACGGCTCGGTGGTCGGGGTGGGCCTCGTAGGGCAACCAGGGGTCGGGGAGGAGGACGGCCTGGGGTCGATGCTCCCGGATCAGGTCCATCAGGTGTTCCCGCAATTCCATCGGGGGGAAGGCGCCGGCGTCCGGGTAGCCCAGCCAGATCAGGTCGGTCACGCCCAGCCCCGCGGCGGCCCGCTCTTGCTCGCCGCGCCTGATGGCGGCCACCTTGGCCCGGGTTGTGGTCAGGTCGATGCTGCCCAGGCCGCCGTCGGTGACCGTCACGTAGGTCACGTGGGCTCCGGCTTTGACCAGCTTGGCGACGGTTGCCCCGGCGCCGATCTCGAGATCGTCGGGGTGCGGCTGGATGCACAGGACTTCCCGAGCCGCTTCCAGGTCGGGGATGGGGATGAGGTCTTTGGCTAACACGGTGGCCACCTCCAAGGACAGGCGATTCTTCACCGGAGGGCGGTTTCCTCCGGAGGTTTTCCGGTTGCGGAGGCGAATCTAGGGACCGGACCCACAATTGGGGAAGGGAAGTGAGCGCTTGAGTAAGGGGCAGAAGATCCTGTACAGCCTGGGTTCCTTGGGCGCCGGCCTGCCCGCCGCCGCCGTCAGCGGCTTTCTCCTATTCTTCTACGTTGATCAGTTGAAGATGTCGCCCGCCCTCTTTGGGCTCGGGATGGTCATCTACAGCATCTGGAACGCCATCAATGACCCGCTGGCCGGGCAGATCTCCGACAATACCCGGTCGAAATGGGGCCGGCGGATTCCCTACATCCGCTTTCTCATGATCCCCCTGGCCATCTCCTTCACCCTCCTGTGGACGCCCCCCTTCGTCACCGCCGTAGGTCACGAGATGGGCATGTTCATCTACTTCTTGGTGGTCCTGTTCTTCTACGACGGTCTTTATACGTTCGTCATCCTCAACTGGACCGCTCTCTTCCCGGAGATGTTCCCGGGCCTCAAGGAGAGGGCTCAGGTCTCGGCCTGGCGGCAGGCCTTCGGGATCTTCGGCAACATCGTCGGGGTGTCCATCCCGCCGCTCCTCTACCCGGTCATCGGCTGGTTCGGGATGGGCCTGGCCTACGCCCTGCTGACCCTCATCGCCCTGGCCCTCTCGCTGCGGGGCTCAAAGGAGAACCCGGCTTTCGCCACCAAGGAAGGCCTGGCCCTCTGGCCGGCTCTCGTGGCCACGCTGGCCAACCGCTCCTTCCTGACCCTCGTCCTGGCCGACTTCCTGTGGCAGTTCAGCTTCGGGATCATCCTGGCCGTGCTGCCGTTCTTCGCCAAGTACGTCCTCCACATCGCCGGGCTCCAGCAGACCCTCCTCAGCGGGATCATCTTCATCATCGTCATCCCGATGGTCTTCGTCTGGGGCGGCCTTTCCGCCAAGTGGGGGGCGAGGAACACGGTGATGATCTCCTCGGCCGCTTTCGGCCTCACTCTGATCCCCCTCGGGCTGGCCTCCTCGGTCAGCTGGGCGTACGCCTTCGCCGTCGTCGTCGGCCTGGCCCTGGCCGGGCTGATCCTCCTGATCGACCCGCTCATCGCCGACGTGGTCGACGAAGACGAGGTCCGGACCGGGCGGCGCCGCGAGGGGATGTATTTCGGGATCAACGGCTTCATGGTCCGACTGAGCATCGCCTTCCAGGGCTTGATGGTCACCGGGGTGATGGCCGCCACCGGCTACGACGCCAACGCCGCCGCCCAGGTCCCTTCGGCCATCGCCGGCTTCAGAGCCCTGTTGATCGGCGCCCCCATCGCCGCCCTGGCCCTGGCCCTGGTGCTGATGTCAATCTACCCGTTGCACGGGAAGCGCCTGGCCGAGGTCCGCGCGACCCTGGCCGAGAGGCGAGGGACCGCCAAGAGCTGACCACCTGGGGACCAGTTCAGCCCCCCTTCTGCCATGCCGGAGGGGGGCTTTGACGTTCATGCCCGTCTGGTCCGTGCCGACAAAAGCCGGCATACTGTGACACAAAACGACAGTCAGGTCTCAATTCAGGAGTTCCGAGCAGCCGATCATGGGTGTCTGGTTTGGCGGCACTTCGGGTACAAAACCAACCCTCTGGGAGGATTCACTCTAGCATGGTTGAAATACTCCCATGGATGCTGTGCCGTGGGAAGGGGGAATGGGCTTTGCCGTTCTTCGGCCCTACGTCTGGGCCGGGTGCCTTCGTAGTCCATTTT of Bacillota bacterium contains these proteins:
- a CDS encoding SDR family NAD(P)-dependent oxidoreductase gives rise to the protein MTEEGRTPPAGPDDQTGSAVLLTGGNEGIGYHLTKSLLESGHRVAVVDLNDSNLDALAGAFPDRLMVIRADVTSDEQVAGAVQTVLSAWGSIDVVVNNACLARFARFEDRTPEDIRREFEVNYFGYLRVIAAVLPSMKARGKGVIHNVSSGVGLSGFPGIVGYASTKGAIEAMTRTLAIEFEPYGIRVNLIHPPLTNTKSAAPLGIPPQMMADPAAVGRKLARKIGSTKAVITPDLSAGLGLAMMRLFPGAFGRLLGKAAARARDSREGGVGHRGSEGGAGSPD
- a CDS encoding BadF/BadG/BcrA/BcrD ATPase family protein, with translation MAFLLGVDGGATKTLAVVGDDEGGLMGRGQSGAGNYQLIGLDAAMKSVRVAVEAACAAAGWRLSDLAFAALGLAGADRPVDFEELERGSRGLFGAVPFRVLNDTWVGLRGGTRSGWGAVSISGSGSNSAARSRDGRQAVLHAMGYETGNRGGAADIVRDAMHWAFKSLERCGPKTRLETEIPKQLGYKDLDEMMSSAYSYEDMMGL
- a CDS encoding PIG-L deacetylase family protein — its product is MLAKDLIPIPDLEAAREVLCIQPHPDDLEIGAGATVAKLVKAGAHVTYVTVTDGGLGSIDLTTTRAKVAAIRRGEQERAAAGLGVTDLIWLGYPDAGAFPPMELREHLMDLIREHRPQAVLLPDPWLPYEAHPDHRAVGLVAAEAILFAGFPTEESRGPRTKGHDVGTVAFYFTAKPNTFVDVDQTWDQKLAAIKTHESQFNENTLAMFSLYFDVKARENAEAARKKATELGGPAPTMEKAEAFKVLTPIHLHVNVDAEIS
- a CDS encoding MFS transporter, with translation MSKGQKILYSLGSLGAGLPAAAVSGFLLFFYVDQLKMSPALFGLGMVIYSIWNAINDPLAGQISDNTRSKWGRRIPYIRFLMIPLAISFTLLWTPPFVTAVGHEMGMFIYFLVVLFFYDGLYTFVILNWTALFPEMFPGLKERAQVSAWRQAFGIFGNIVGVSIPPLLYPVIGWFGMGLAYALLTLIALALSLRGSKENPAFATKEGLALWPALVATLANRSFLTLVLADFLWQFSFGIILAVLPFFAKYVLHIAGLQQTLLSGIIFIIVIPMVFVWGGLSAKWGARNTVMISSAAFGLTLIPLGLASSVSWAYAFAVVVGLALAGLILLIDPLIADVVDEDEVRTGRRREGMYFGINGFMVRLSIAFQGLMVTGVMAATGYDANAAAQVPSAIAGFRALLIGAPIAALALALVLMSIYPLHGKRLAEVRATLAERRGTAKS